The sequence below is a genomic window from Mycobacteroides abscessus ATCC 19977.
ACGCTGTCAGTCAACATCTGACGCGTCGTGTTCGCTCGTGCCGTCTTACCGGGATGTTCCTGTGTACCGTGCTGGCCCTGGGCGTCCTGCTGAGCGGGGGCTGCTCAAGTCACCACGGTGAACATGAGGGACACAACGCGTCGACCCTCCACGACGTTCGGGTCGGCCCCGCCTACTCCGAGTGCGGCAGCCTCACCACCCCTGATGTCGCGGCGGTGTTGCATCGTGCCGACCTCAAGCTGGTCGCGAAGACTCCGGCAGGCTGTACATGGACGCCCAACGGATATTGGAGCGTGCTCCCGAACGTCACCCTGTCCTGGTATCGCGGCAGCCCGATCGGGCGGGAGCGGGAGGGGGAGGAGCGGACGCGCGAAGAGGTCAGGGACTTTTCCGCGGCGGGCAAGAACGGATTCATCAGCTCGACATATGGCATGTGCGTCACCGCCCTGGAATACGGCGACGATCAGTTCTTCGAATTGGCGGTCACTCTGCTCGGGGCGGGCCACGGCACCTCCTCGGCCGCCTGCCACTGCGCGATGAAGCTTTCCTCCCAGGTGGCGGAGAAGGTCTGAAAACTGCCCGCTAGCGCGGGACGTGAAATGTGGTGAGCGAGGCGCCCCCCAGTTCGAGCCGTGCCCACGGGGAGCGCGTGGTCAGCACCGCGATCGCCGAGGTCGGGAACTTGGTGGCGATGCGGTTCGCCGCCTCGGCGCTACTGGTCCCGGCGTCGGCGAGTGCGAGTGCCAGCTGTGAGGTGGTGGGCTCATGCCCGACGACCAGCACGGTGACCGCCGAATCCGGCACCGCATTGATCTCGCCGAGGGTGATTCCCGGCGTGGAGTCGTACAGCTTGTCGCTGAACCTGACGAGTTGGCTGTGTATCCCGGTCTGAGTGAGCGTCGCGCGGGTCCGGGTCGCGGTGGAACAGAGCACCGCGTCGATCCGATTGAAATGGTCTTGTAGCCAAGTCCCGGCCTGTGCCGCCTGCCGGGTGCCGCGCAAGTTCAGCGGGCGCTGGTGATCATCGACCCCGGGCGGATAGGCCGACTTCGCGTGGCGCATCAGGATCAGGGTGCGCTTGGCGTCATCCGGCATGATTCGTACCGTAGCGGGGCTGTGCGACGAGCGCCGGGCAAATGCCAGACCTGTGGATAGACCCCTGTGTCGGGTGCCGGGAGACAGGCGCGGCGTCCCCGGGGTTGTCGGTCGGCGGTCATAGACTTTCGTTCGTGAAGTTCCTGCACACCGCTGACTGGCAGCTGGGTATGACACGGCATTTCCTTGCCGGTGAGGCTCAGCCGCAGTACTCGGCCGCGCGTCGAGAGGCTATTGCCTCCCTTGGCGAAGTTGCTGTGGCGCAAGGTTGTGACTTCATGGTGGTGTGCGGTGATGTCTTCGAATCCAATCAGCTGGCACCGCGCGTCATCAGCCAGGCGCTGGAGGTCATGCGCGGTGTCGGAGTGGATGTCTATTTGCTC
It includes:
- a CDS encoding SixA phosphatase family protein; amino-acid sequence: MPDDAKRTLILMRHAKSAYPPGVDDHQRPLNLRGTRQAAQAGTWLQDHFNRIDAVLCSTATRTRATLTQTGIHSQLVRFSDKLYDSTPGITLGEINAVPDSAVTVLVVGHEPTTSQLALALADAGTSSAEAANRIATKFPTSAIAVLTTRSPWARLELGGASLTTFHVPR
- a CDS encoding DUF3558 family protein; amino-acid sequence: MFLCTVLALGVLLSGGCSSHHGEHEGHNASTLHDVRVGPAYSECGSLTTPDVAAVLHRADLKLVAKTPAGCTWTPNGYWSVLPNVTLSWYRGSPIGREREGEERTREEVRDFSAAGKNGFISSTYGMCVTALEYGDDQFFELAVTLLGAGHGTSSAACHCAMKLSSQVAEKV